The genomic DNA CCTGTGTCAATGAAAGTACAGGTATAAACAACCACcactaatattaataattataataatgataCATATCTAATCATAAAAAGTAAGCCATGTTTGCTTGATTTACAGATGCAGTTTATGATTAGTATGTTtcctatttttttaaaatgttatctCTAATGTTTAGCAGAAAAGAACCTTATGCTATTTATTTTATATTCAGGATAAGACAatttaaaatgcattttatattGGTAGTGAGgatattatttattgatttttttaataaaaagtggaAACTGCAATGCCAGTAGCAATTCACAGCAGCCCAATACAGGTTCACTTATTCTTGTAACACAGAACTGTTACATAGTTCCATTGCCATCTCTTAGATCTTGTCTTGTCATCATCAATCTGCACTACTTTTTTACATTCTCTTCTGATGTGGCTTCTTTATACAAATGTATCAAGGGCAATGATGGGCTCTAACCCATGCGATCAAGTGTTAAAAGTCCAATGTATTTGGACAGTTTGAAGTTGTGGTATGATTTGTTGGTGCAGTTTATTGCATATCAGTGCTATTTGCATGAGTGCCTGTAATTACCTACCGTACTTGTTTAGCTGGGTACCTTTTGTTCTTATTTTATTAACTGTAATATACATTGAAATGCACAGTGGGCCTAAGAGGAAGGAAAAATTGTTCTTGTTGCCCATGGCAACCAAAACAGATCTTTGCCTCTATTGTCTAAGGTTCTCCGAAAAAAAATACacttggaatctgattggttgccatgggtaacaagaacagtttttttctttctcctgTGTTTGTGAATCTCTAACAGTATGTTTTGCATACAGCCGTAATTTCAGAGCAtgttaagaaataaaataaaataaagaaataaaataactaGCACTCAATTCACTTACCTAGCATTTTTACAGTCTGTCTGTTATTCTTGTCCCTGTGGGAGGCACATGGTCCTATAGTCTCCCGCTTCCtcctccacagttttcttccaatAAGACTGTAGAGAACTGTGAGGCAGAAGACTGGTAGGAAGAAGAAGACACTGGATGTCCAGACCATGATAGTAAGTAGACCAGACTTCACAGCATACTCTGTAGCTTTACATTCATTTGTCTCAAAAGGATTGGTACCATTCTCATGTTCAACCCCAACCAAGACAAAGATGGGTCCAGCACTGACAAAAGACACTGCCCACAGCACAAAGATGACCAGCTTTACTCTGCCCTTGGTGATGACCACCTTGGCCTTCAGAGGAAAACAGATGGCAAAATATCTCTCCACACTAAGGGCAGTGATATTGAGGATTGTGGAGTAAGTGCAACTTTCACTGATAAACTGGAAGAGCTTACACAAGAGGCTCCCAAAATTCCAGGGTCGGTACTGCCATAGTCTGTACAGGTCAAGTGGCATGCACACAAAGATGAGCAGGTCTGAAAAAGCCATACTAGACAGATAGAGATTAGTTGTAGTCCTCATATCTTTGTACTTGTACACCACCAACATAGTCATGATGTTCCCAAATATCCCGATGATGAACAGGAATACACAGGTAACAGTTATCCCTGTGAGGACTGGCACTGGGAAGAGATACCCTGGATCTTCGGGCCAGGAGTGGTTGTAGTAGTAATAATCCATTGTTTTGTTCTCTGGGGTGTAAGTCTTATTGGCTGAGGACCATACCTGGCTGTGTATATGATATTGAGACAGTCTTGCCTCCATAGCTGTCAATGATATTGACACATCTCTGGCATGTCTTCATTTCTACTGTACTGGCATACAAACTTCAAGTAAAGCTGTAGAAACAAGTATGAGCAAAGTGCAAGCTTGCAGTGGCAACAGGTCCACAGCATATTTTCCCTGCAGATGTAAAATTCCATTTCATAAATCCATGTTGTCTATGACTGCAGGTTGCCCCCAGTATTAAGTCCATGTCCATATTTAAGTATGAGGCAGATTTTGGGTACTAAATGAGTACTTGAAGTTGAGGCATCCACTTGATTGAAAGTCTGCAGCAAGGGGTAGTATTCCTGTGACATGCTTCTGATAGGGATGGTTACTATAGATAGTAGTGGTACTCCCACACCAGTGAGTCCCAGGCAGGACAGCTGAGTGTCTGTGGACAGTTCACATCCTTGCAGAGTGCACTGTGTCTCCAGAGCTTGCCTGGTGGAGGGAAGCTGATGAAAGGGGTTTAGCAGCACGCCCATTCTTCCTCCCCTGCTCTATATCTCATTCTGattcttgctgtcagaatacagagaTCCACAGACATACACAGCCTGTTCACATGCCATGCAAAGTCTATGAGACAGCGAACACTGAGCATTTTGATGTTCAATTTATTGCAGATGTTATCAAATCAGAAGGAAATAGTAAAACTGAGACCTGTCTCAGGTCTTCTAAAATCTATTAACTTTAATTCTTTAGTTAAACAGAATGAATGCAATTGTATTAACAGAGTGCAGCAAAATGTTGCATGGCCACCTACAAACACTTGCCCCAGTATTTTATCATTTATTGGTACTGATATCAAACTGCAGCTAATGAAGC from Aquarana catesbeiana isolate 2022-GZ linkage group LG04, ASM4218655v1, whole genome shotgun sequence includes the following:
- the GHSR gene encoding growth hormone secretagogue receptor type 1, which gives rise to MEARLSQYHIHSQVWSSANKTYTPENKTMDYYYYNHSWPEDPGYLFPVPVLTGITVTCVFLFIIGIFGNIMTMLVVYKYKDMRTTTNLYLSSMAFSDLLIFVCMPLDLYRLWQYRPWNFGSLLCKLFQFISESCTYSTILNITALSVERYFAICFPLKAKVVITKGRVKLVIFVLWAVSFVSAGPIFVLVGVEHENGTNPFETNECKATEYAVKSGLLTIMVWTSSVFFFLPVFCLTVLYSLIGRKLWRRKRETIGPCASHRDKNNRQTVKMLAVVVFAFVLCWLPFHVARYLFSKSFEAGSLEIALISQYCNLVSFVLFYLSAAINPILYNIMSKKYRVAACRLFKLKRISRKAPYTTNDESSPAWTESNVST